The genomic region CTGACGATGTTCTTCGTAGCTGCGATTCACCGCCACCACGGGGGACGTCTCGGTAAGACCATACCCTTCCATAATGTCTTTCCCCGTAATGCGCAGCGCCTGTTCGTGCAGATTGGGGCTCAGGCGATCTCCCCCGGTTATCATGAGTTTTGCCTTCGCGAAAAGATCCTTCGGAGCTCCTCCCCGGTCCATGGCCCCCAAAAGATAGGAAAAAATGGTGGGAACGGCAAGCAGAACATTGGCCTCGCTTTCGACAATAGCCCGCACCGTCTGGTTGGGAGGGAGAAATCCCGGGACAACGACCAGCGCGGCCCCCATCATCAAAGGCATAATAATGGTAACGGTATATCCGAAAGAATGAAAGTTGGGCAGAACCAACAGAAAAATGTCATCCGGCTTCAGATCTCTCAGCGCGTTCCAGGTGCTGACGCAGTTGTCGTAAAGATTGCCGTGGCTCAAAGGCACGGCCTTGGGAAGCCCCGTGGTTCCGGATGTGGCAAAAATCACCGCCGTGTCCGGAGTTTCAAGAGAAGACCTTTTCCCCTTCATTTCCGGCAGAGGGCCCAAAGGACCGCAGGTGACGCTGTTAAAACCCTTTTCCTGCAGGGCCGTCCCCGCCTCCTGCCGTATGGCGTCGGAGGTGATGACGAGAAAAGGATCGACCAGTTCCAGCGTCCCCAGCAAGGAGGGCATCCCCGACTTTACGTTCAGGAGGGAAATCGTTCCCCCAAGACGCCAAACCGCCAGCGACAAAGCCGGTATGATGGGGCAGTTCGCCATCAGCACGGCCAGCCTCTGTCCCTTTTCGAAACCCGATTTTCGCAGCGATGCCTCGCAGTCGTCCGTCAGCTTCAGGAAATCCGCCTTCGAATACCACTGACCGTCCCACCAAAATCCCTTTTCCTCCGCGTTTTTTTTCAGTTGCGCATCGATGACCCTTTCCAGCCTCACAGGAGCGCCGTTCCCCTCTCCGGTCAGGCCCTGCTGAAAATCCGACCCCGCATTTTCCTGTCTCACAAAAGCACAACTCCCATCCCGTCAGGTAGATTTATATCATTAACGCCCTGCAGTTCATTCGTACCGTAAAAATCCGGATTCCGAAAAAATATTGACAACAACCTCATGTGTTCTTCGACTCTTCTTTCGATTCTTCCTGTTTTGATTCTTCTTTCTCACGTTCACGGAGAACCCGGCGCAGGACCTTGCCCGTGCCCGACATGGGGAAACTGTCGATGAATTCCACCCTGCGGGGAACCTTGTAGTGGGCAAGCTGTTCCTTGCAGTAGTGGATAATCTCGGACTCTGTGGCGTTCATTCCCGCCTTTTTTTGAATCCAGGCCTTGGGAACCTCTCCGCTGGCCGCGTTGTGTATTCCGATCACGATCGCGGTCTGCACCGCCGGGTGAGTCTGCAGCACGGCTTCCACCTCCTGGGGATAGACGTTGAAGCCCCCGACGATGATGATGTCCGTCACCCGGTCGAGAATTCGAACATATCCGTCCTCGATG from Synergistaceae bacterium harbors:
- a CDS encoding AMP-binding protein encodes the protein MRQENAGSDFQQGLTGEGNGAPVRLERVIDAQLKKNAEEKGFWWDGQWYSKADFLKLTDDCEASLRKSGFEKGQRLAVLMANCPIIPALSLAVWRLGGTISLLNVKSGMPSLLGTLELVDPFLVITSDAIRQEAGTALQEKGFNSVTCGPLGPLPEMKGKRSSLETPDTAVIFATSGTTGLPKAVPLSHGNLYDNCVSTWNALRDLKPDDIFLLVLPNFHSFGYTVTIIMPLMMGAALVVVPGFLPPNQTVRAIVESEANVLLAVPTIFSYLLGAMDRGGAPKDLFAKAKLMITGGDRLSPNLHEQALRITGKDIMEGYGLTETSPVVAVNRSYEEHRQGTVGPFLKGYEWQLRTEKGLKTDKNEGVLWVRGPSVTKGYFQAPDMTAERFDGDWFNTGDYVRIEDGYITILDRVTDIIIVGGFNVYPQEVELVLHAHPAVQTAIVVGMPHPVNGEVPKAFIQKKEGAQITELEIVKYCKEQLAHFKVPRKIEFVDNFPLSGTGKILRRVLRERERE